One window from the genome of Drosophila albomicans strain 15112-1751.03 chromosome 2L, ASM965048v2, whole genome shotgun sequence encodes:
- the LOC117564785 gene encoding UDP-N-acetylhexosamine pyrophosphorylase isoform X2, whose translation MDNGCLCRLQSEMGRNNNNSGQQHNTNSGRLLRNAIKSSPTTATTMTDYQTLHTRLAQVGQEHLLKFWPELTTDERSALERDINELNLNEIKMYFDRATISMNENGIKLDDRLQPIPDDQILSIARTSEDKLNSYREEGLQQISDGRVAVLLMAGGQGTRLGFDQPKGMYDVGLESHKTLFRIQAERILKLGQLAEELTGKRGHIVWYIMTSEHTKQPTLAYFEANNYFGLQEENVLLFEQGSLPCFDYDGRIILDEKHRVSRSPDGNGGIYRAMQVSGILDDMQQRGIRYLHAHSVDNILIKVADPVFIGYCAQEKADCAAKVVEKSAPNEAVGVVAIVDGKYQVVEYSEISAKTAEMRNSDGRLTFSAGNICNHFFTADFLQKIGSTYERELKLHVAKKKIPFVDNAGKRLTPDKPNGIKIEKFVFDVFEFAEKFVAMEVPREEEFSALKNADAAGKDCPSTARADLHRLHRKYIENAGGIVHGDICEIAPSVSYAGENLAHLVEGKSFSSPVYLRDSLQGHL comes from the exons ATGGATAACGGGTGCCTTTGTAGGTTACAATCAGAAATGGgtcgcaacaacaataatagtggacaacaacacaacacgaATAGTGGGCGCCTGCTGCGAAATG caattaaatcatcgccaacaacagcaacaacaatgacagaTTACCAAACGCTGCACACACGACTCGCTCAGGTGGGCCAGGAGCATTTACTGAAATTCTGGCCAGAGCTTACAACGGATGAACGCTCCGCTCTGGAGCGGGATATAAACGAGCTCAATTTGAACGagattaaaatgtattttgatcGCGCCACCATTTCGATGAACGAGAATGGCATCAAACTGGACGACCGCCTGCAGCCGATACCCGATGACCAAATACTATCGATAGCCCGCACTAGCGAGGACAAATTGAACTCGTATCGTGAGGAAGGACTTCAACAGATTAGCGATGGGCGTGTCGCTGTGCTGCTTATGGCAGGTGGACAAG GCACACGACTCGGTTTTGACCAGCCCAAGGGCATGTACGATGTTGGCCTCGAATCGCATAAAACGCTCTTCCGCATTCAGGCCGAGCGCATATTAAAACTGGGCCAGTTGGCCGAGGAGTTGACCGGCAAGCGGGGACACATTGTGTGGTACATAATGACATCAGAGCACACCAAGCAACCGACTCTTGCGTACTTTGAGGCCAACAATTACTTTGGTCTGCAGGAGGAGAACGTGCTGCTATTTGAGCAGGGATCGTTGCCATGCTTCGACTACGATGGACGCATCATACTTGACGAGAAGCATCGCGTGTCCCGCTCTCCCGATGGCAATGGTGGCATCTACCGGGCCATGCAGGTCTCGGGAATTCTTGATGACATGCAGCAGCGGGGCATTCGCTATTTGCACGCACACAGCGTGGACAATATTCTGATCAAGGTGGCTGATCCCGTCTTCATTGGCTACTGTGCTCAGGAGAAGGCCGACTGCGCGGCCAAAGTGGTGGAGAAGTCAGCGCCTAATGAAGCTGTAGGCGTGGTGGCCATTGTGGATGGCAAGTACCAGGTTGTGGAGTACAGTGAGATCTCTGCCAAGACCGCCGAGATGCGCAACTCGGATGGACGCTTAACTTTCAGTGCGGGCAACATATGCAATCACTTCTTTACCGCCGATTTCCTGCAGAAGATTGGCAGCACCTATGAGCGTGAACTGAAGCTGCATGTGGCCAAGAAGAAGATACCGTTTGTGGACAATGCCGGCAAACGCTTGACGCCCGATAAACCCAATGGCATCAAGATCGAAAAGTTCGTCTTCGATGTGTTTGAGTTTGCCGAGAAGTTTGTGGCCATGGAGGTGCCACGTGAGGAGGAGTTCAGTGCACTTAAGAATGCTGATGCCGCTGGCAAGGATTGCCCCAGCACAGCGCGTGCCGATCTGCATCGGTTGCATCgcaaatatattgaaaatgccGGTGGCATTGTGCACGGTGACATCTGTGAGATTGCACCGTCTGTCAGCTATGCTGGCGAGAATCTCGCCCATCTTGTCGAGGGCAAATCGTTCAGCAGTCCCGTGTATCTGCGTGATTCCCTGCAAGGACATCTCTAG
- the LOC117564785 gene encoding UDP-N-acetylhexosamine pyrophosphorylase isoform X1 yields MTDYQTLHTRLAQVGQEHLLKFWPELTTDERSALERDINELNLNEIKMYFDRATISMNENGIKLDDRLQPIPDDQILSIARTSEDKLNSYREEGLQQISDGRVAVLLMAGGQGTRLGFDQPKGMYDVGLESHKTLFRIQAERILKLGQLAEELTGKRGHIVWYIMTSEHTKQPTLAYFEANNYFGLQEENVLLFEQGSLPCFDYDGRIILDEKHRVSRSPDGNGGIYRAMQVSGILDDMQQRGIRYLHAHSVDNILIKVADPVFIGYCAQEKADCAAKVVEKSAPNEAVGVVAIVDGKYQVVEYSEISAKTAEMRNSDGRLTFSAGNICNHFFTADFLQKIGSTYERELKLHVAKKKIPFVDNAGKRLTPDKPNGIKIEKFVFDVFEFAEKFVAMEVPREEEFSALKNADAAGKDCPSTARADLHRLHRKYIENAGGIVHGDICEIAPSVSYAGENLAHLVEGKSFSSPVYLRDSLQGHL; encoded by the exons atgacagaTTACCAAACGCTGCACACACGACTCGCTCAGGTGGGCCAGGAGCATTTACTGAAATTCTGGCCAGAGCTTACAACGGATGAACGCTCCGCTCTGGAGCGGGATATAAACGAGCTCAATTTGAACGagattaaaatgtattttgatcGCGCCACCATTTCGATGAACGAGAATGGCATCAAACTGGACGACCGCCTGCAGCCGATACCCGATGACCAAATACTATCGATAGCCCGCACTAGCGAGGACAAATTGAACTCGTATCGTGAGGAAGGACTTCAACAGATTAGCGATGGGCGTGTCGCTGTGCTGCTTATGGCAGGTGGACAAG GCACACGACTCGGTTTTGACCAGCCCAAGGGCATGTACGATGTTGGCCTCGAATCGCATAAAACGCTCTTCCGCATTCAGGCCGAGCGCATATTAAAACTGGGCCAGTTGGCCGAGGAGTTGACCGGCAAGCGGGGACACATTGTGTGGTACATAATGACATCAGAGCACACCAAGCAACCGACTCTTGCGTACTTTGAGGCCAACAATTACTTTGGTCTGCAGGAGGAGAACGTGCTGCTATTTGAGCAGGGATCGTTGCCATGCTTCGACTACGATGGACGCATCATACTTGACGAGAAGCATCGCGTGTCCCGCTCTCCCGATGGCAATGGTGGCATCTACCGGGCCATGCAGGTCTCGGGAATTCTTGATGACATGCAGCAGCGGGGCATTCGCTATTTGCACGCACACAGCGTGGACAATATTCTGATCAAGGTGGCTGATCCCGTCTTCATTGGCTACTGTGCTCAGGAGAAGGCCGACTGCGCGGCCAAAGTGGTGGAGAAGTCAGCGCCTAATGAAGCTGTAGGCGTGGTGGCCATTGTGGATGGCAAGTACCAGGTTGTGGAGTACAGTGAGATCTCTGCCAAGACCGCCGAGATGCGCAACTCGGATGGACGCTTAACTTTCAGTGCGGGCAACATATGCAATCACTTCTTTACCGCCGATTTCCTGCAGAAGATTGGCAGCACCTATGAGCGTGAACTGAAGCTGCATGTGGCCAAGAAGAAGATACCGTTTGTGGACAATGCCGGCAAACGCTTGACGCCCGATAAACCCAATGGCATCAAGATCGAAAAGTTCGTCTTCGATGTGTTTGAGTTTGCCGAGAAGTTTGTGGCCATGGAGGTGCCACGTGAGGAGGAGTTCAGTGCACTTAAGAATGCTGATGCCGCTGGCAAGGATTGCCCCAGCACAGCGCGTGCCGATCTGCATCGGTTGCATCgcaaatatattgaaaatgccGGTGGCATTGTGCACGGTGACATCTGTGAGATTGCACCGTCTGTCAGCTATGCTGGCGAGAATCTCGCCCATCTTGTCGAGGGCAAATCGTTCAGCAGTCCCGTGTATCTGCGTGATTCCCTGCAAGGACATCTCTAG
- the LOC117563574 gene encoding uncharacterized protein LOC117563574, whose protein sequence is MVAGGASDTGGVKPMAIAGRMVRERERLIGMTPDERAWRKQWLKDQELHHGPRKVPALELELNNPIKRLYRAPLDTITKVLSPALGFQRAFTVRYWTGKALIALTGIYAGAYYFKYNQNDWTRKGGWRVISSRKACLPGDEGYPRVSDRSAPSDYAARGFKQSPI, encoded by the exons ATGGTTGCCGGCGGTGCCTCAGATACGGGTGGCGTTAAGCCCATGGCCATTGCGGGCCGCATGGTGCGCGAACGTGAGCGTTTAATTGGTATGACACCCGATGAACGCGCTTGGCGCAAACAGTGGCTGAAGGATCAGGAGCTGCACCATGGACCACGTAAGGTGCCTGCCCTGGAGTTAGAACTCAACAATCCCATCAAGCGCTTGTACCGTGCACCATTGGACACCATTACCAAAGTTCTGTCACCGGCACTT GGATTCCAACGTGCCTTCACAGTGCGCTACTGGACAGGAAAGGCACTGATCGCGCTGACGGGCATTTATGCTGGTGcctattattttaaatacaatcaaAAT GATTGGACTCGTAAGGGCGGCTGGCGTGTAATTTCGTCGCGCAAGGCGTGTCTGCCTGGAGACGAAGGCTATCCCCGTGTCTCGGATCGTTCGGCGCCTTCGGATTATGCGGCGCGTGGCTTCAAGCAATCGCCCATATAA
- the LOC117563959 gene encoding LOW QUALITY PROTEIN: protein transport protein Sec61 subunit alpha (The sequence of the model RefSeq protein was modified relative to this genomic sequence to represent the inferred CDS: deleted 1 base in 1 codon), translating to MGIKFLEVIKPFCSILPEIAKPERKIQFREKVLWTAITLFIFLVCCQIPLFGIMSSDSADPFYWIRVILASNRGTLMELGISPIVTSGLIMQLLAGAKIIEVGDTPKDRALFNGAQKLFGMVITIGQAIVYVMTGMYGDPSEIGAGVCLLIIIQLFAAGLIVLLLDELLQKGYGLGSGISLFIATNICETIVWKAFSPTTVTTGRGTEFEGAVIALFHLMATRNDKVRALREAFYRQNLPNLMNLLATILVFAVVIYFQGFRVDLPIKSARYRGQYSSYPIKLFYTSNIPIILQSALVSNLYVISQMLAVKFQGNFFINLLGVWADVGGGGPARSYPIGGLCYYLSPPESVGHILTDPIHALLYIVFMLGSCAFFSKTWIDVSGSSAKDVAKQLKEQHMVMRGHRENSMIHELNRYIPTAAAFGGLCIGALSVMADFLGAIGSGTGILLAVTIIYQYFEIFVKEQSEMGGMGTLLF from the exons ATGGGAA TTAAATTCCTTGAAGTTATTAAGCCCTTCTGCAGTATACTGCCAGAAATTGCAAAGCCCGAGCGCAAG ATCCAATTCAGAGAAAAGGTGCTATGGACAGCAATCACTTTATTCATTTTCCTGGTGTGCTGCCAAATCCCCTTGTTCGGCATCATGAGCTCCGACTCCGCGGATCCCTTCTACTGGATTCGTGTGATTCTCGCCTCTAATCGTGGTACTCTCATGGAGTTGGGTATCTCCCCCATTGTGACATCTGGTCTGATTATGCAGCTGTTGGCTGGCGCCAAGATCATTGAGGTCGGTGATACGCCCAAGGATCGTGCGCTCTTCAACGGTGCCCAGAAGCTTTTCGGTATGGTCATCACCATTGGCCAGGCTATTGTCTATGTGATGACTGGCATGTATGGTGATCCATCGGAAATTGGCGCTGGCGTCTGCTTGCTGATCATCATTCAGTTGTTTGCCGCCGGTCTTATTGTCCTGCTGCTCGACGAACTGCTCCAGAAGGGTTATGGCCTCGGCTCTGGTATTTCCCTCTTCATTGCCACCAACATTTGCGAGACCATCGTGTGGAAGGCCTTTTCA CCTACCACTGTGACAACCGGACGCGGTACCGAATTTGAAGGCGCTGTGATTGCGCTGTTCCATCTGATGGCCACCCGCAACGACAAAGTGCGCGCCCTGCGTGAGGCTTTCTATCGCCAGAATCTGCCCAATCTGATGAACCTGTTGGCCACCATTTTGGTGTTTGCTGTGGTCATCTACTTCCAAGGTTTCCGTGTGGATTTGCCCATCAAGAGCGCCCGTTATCGCGGCCAGTACAGCAGCTATCCCATCAAGCTCTTCTACACTTCCAACATTCCCATCATTCTGCAGTCTGCGCTTGTCTCCAACTTGTACGTCATCTCCCAGATGTTGGCCGTCAAGTTCCAGGGCAACTTCTTCATTAACTTGCTCGGTGTGTGGGCCGATGTTGGTGGTGGCGGCCCAGCTCGCTCCTATCCCATTGGTGGTCTGTGCTACTATCTGTCGCCACCTGAGAGCGTTGGCCACATTCTCACCGATCCCATTCATGCGCTGCTGTACATTGTTTTCATGTTGGGCTCCTGTGCGTTCTTCTCCAAGACCTGGATCGATGTCTCTGGCAGCTCAGCCAAGGAT GTTGCCAAGCAACTGAAGGAACAACACATGGTGATGCGTGGCCATCGTGAGAACTCAATGATTCATGAACTGAATCGTTATATCCCAACGGCCGCTGCCTTCGGTGGTCTGTGTATTGGCGCTCTGTCCGTTATGGCCGATTTCCTGGGCGCCATTGGCTCCGGCACGGGTATCCTGCTGGCTGTGACGATCATCTATCAGTACTTCGAAATCTTCGTTAAGGAGCAATCCGAAATGGGTGGCATGGGCACGCTGCTGTTCTAA
- the LOC117563960 gene encoding transmembrane protein 115 produces MSAPLSRNVPYLKQQLTALLHNTSPVITLICLVTTFGYLLSYSETAVLLLSVTPGYILPNGKFWIWTAFTFCFIELHWWEVIVDVITVGLCGKMLEPLWGQYEMFKFFALSNFGVSLVTSIYYLFYYMVTKNPTILFDVHIHGLAGYVAGICVAVRQIMPDHLIFKTRYGRLTNRNVPLTVLIFAIIGWAIGMLDGTYPAMFASGAIVSWIYLRFYQHHPNGRGDSSESFTFVSFFPNVTQPFISILVNPIYRCCLRAGVVKTPTPLRSISTASLTSVSVQMPGVDPHDIERRRQIALKALSERLKATDSTRHAQLPKSFPQQQQQQHHHHQQQHKHHSHGTGHSHAAGHSHGSGHSHAGGHSHGQGAGHSHGAAQAPQPDFVKPSSSSSATQPITTARSEPRMISTMSQIAIPMPAPPPKEQTNREQGTEGNAATAATLIDLNDESEA; encoded by the exons ATGTCAGCTCCACTTTCGCGCAACGTGCCGTATTTAAAGCAGCAGCTCACAGCGTTGCTGCACAACACATCGCCGGTGATAACGTTGATCTGTCTGGTGACTACTTTTGGCTATCTGCTCTCCTACTCGGAGACCGCGGTCCTGCTGCTGAGCGTAACGCCTGGCTACATTCTGCCCAATGGCAAGTTCTGGATATGGACAGCGTTCACGTTCTGCTTCATCGAACTGCACTGGTGGGAGGTGATTGTCGATGTTATCACTGTGGGACTGTGCGGCAAAATGCTGGAGCCCCTTTGGGGACAGTATGAGATGTTCAAGTTCTTTGCGCTGAGCAATTTTGGTGTCTCGCTGGTGACATCgatttactatttattctACTATATGGTGACAAAGAACCCAACCATTTTGTTCGATGTACATATTCATGGTCTCGCTGGCTATGTGGCTGGCATTTGTGTTGCTGTGCGCCAGATAATGCCCGATCATTTGATCTTTAAGACACGCTACGGGCGTTTAACCAATCG CAACGTGCCACTTACGGTGCTGATCTTTGCCATCATTGGCTGGGCCATTGGTATGCTGGATGGCACTTATCCTGCCATGTTTGCCTCTGGCGCAATTGTGTCTTGGATCTATTTGCGTTTTTATCAGCATCATCCCAATGGACGAGGCGACAGCTCGGAGAGCTTTACATTCGTCAGCTTCTTTCCGAATGTCACTCAGCCATTCATCAGCATTCTGGTGAACCCAATTTATAGGTGCTGTTTGCGTGCGGGCGTCGTTAAGACGCCAACGCCATTGCGCAGCATTTCAACGGCCAGCTTAACTTCGGTCTCTGTGCAAATGCCAGGCGTGGATCCACATGATATTGAGCGTAGACG ACAAATTGCTCTCAAGGCACTGAGTGAGCGACTTAAGGCCACGGATTCCACGCGACATGCGCAGCTGCCCAAATCATttcctcagcagcagcaacaacaacatcaccatcatcagcagcagcacaagcaTCACAGTCATGGAACGGGACACAGTCATGCGGCTGGTCACAGTCATGGCTCTGGCCACAGTCATGCAGGTGGCCATAGTCATGGTCAAGGAGCTGGACACAGTCATGGAGCGGCGCAGGCACCGCAGCCAGATTTTGTCAAGCcaagcagcagtagcagtgCGACACAGCCTATTACAACGGCGCGGTCTGAGCCGCGAATGATCAGTACGATGAGCCAAATTGCAATACCGATGCCGGCGCCGCCGCCCAAAGAACAGACGAATCGTGAGCAGGGGACAGAGGGAAATGCGGCGACTGCTGCGACGCTCATCGATTTGAATGACGAGTCAGAAGCctag
- the LOC117563573 gene encoding ATP-dependent RNA helicase DHX33, with protein sequence MESKYMINSNGSSGMASVFPMKRKIEPMKEQNSIKKPNYFPPKQQQQQHQYGKNVMKKNTIEQDRKALPVYNCRQRILKEVEANDTLLIMGETGSGKTTQIPQFLLQAGYATNGIIGITQPRRVAAITIAKRVAQELSCNVGDTVGYTVRFEDTTTERTRIRYLTDGILLREAIRDRLLRRYSAIMLDEAHERTVNADVLFGIVKEAQQERRKHKMAKLKLIITSATMDIDHFGQYFKVKGMYLEGRTHPVRVMHAKESQDDYIHAALVTLFDIHRHEPINHDVLIFLTGQEEIEALAQQIRQLARINNSGPSDVRVFTLYAQLAQGKQLECFLPVPANTRKIVLATNIAETSITIPGIRCVIDCGYVKEKSFNPSTGLDTLKTVRISQAQAWQRSGRAGRDAPGKCYRTYTKSNMEKFRSAAQPEILRANLTSTVLQLLALGIDCASFDFIDPPHPEGVQSAYKALEQLGAVKAAATPPAITSTGRLMAQFPLDPRFAKLLLAAPSFGCMEEMLSLVAALSSDNVFIGHTDKSELAALAHAKFQSKHGDHLTLLNVFATFQKTDKPKVWCHDNFLNIRNLNYARNVRNQLVEICNRIGLASNSCGDNLDAVKKCLLTGLFDNMATLQKEGHYLTLSGRVKAKIHPSSVLHGKYKPQCILFSEMVQTEHNFLRQVTEISVEWIEEVLPNMKFNIK encoded by the coding sequence ATGGAATCCAAATACATGATTAACAGCAATGGCAGCTCGGGAATGGCCTCCGTGTTCCCGATGAAGCGCAAAATAGAACCGATGAAGGAGCAAAACTCTATCAAGAAGCCTAACTATTTTCCGcccaagcaacagcaacaacagcatcagtaCGGTAAAAACGTGATGAAGAAGAACACAATTGAGCAGGATCGCAAGGCGCTGCCTGTTTACAATTGCCGCCAACGCATCCTCAAGGAGGTGGAGGCCAACGATACTCTACTGATCATGGGCGAGACGGGTTCAGGCAAGACGACACAGATACCGCAGTTTCTGCTGCAGGCCGGCTATGCCACCAATGGCATCATTGGCATCACGCAGCCACGTCGCGTCGCTGCCATCACAATTGCCAAGCGAGTGGCGCAGGAGCTGTCGTGCAACGTGGGCGACACTGTGGGCTACACGGTGCGCTTCGAAGACACGACGACGGAACGCACACGCATTCGCTATCTGACCGATGGCATATTGCTCCGCGAAGCCATCCGCGATCGATTATTGCGCAGGTATTCTGCTATTATGCTGGACGAGGCGCACGAGCGAACTGTGAATGCGGATGTGCTGTTTGGCATAGTGAAGGAGGCGCAACAGGAGCGACGCAAACACAAAATGgccaagctgaagctgatCATTACCTCAGCCACCATGGACATTGATCATTTCGGGCAGTACTTTAAGGTTAAGGGCATGTATCTGGAGGGACGCACGCATCCGGTGCGTGTGATGCACGCCAAGGAGTCACAGGATGATTATATACATGCTGCCCTGGTCACGCTATTTGATATACATCGTCATGAGCCCATAAATCATGATGTGCTTATCTTTCTCACCGGCCAGGAGGAGATTGAGGCGTTGGCTCAGCAGATTCGACAGCTGGCGCGGATCAATAACTCGGGCCCGTCGGATGTGCGTGTTTTCACGTTGTACGCGCAACTGGCGCAGGGCAAGCAGCTGGAATGCTTTCTCCCGGTACCCGCGAATACGCGAAAAATTGTGCTGGCCACAAATATTGCCGAGACATCGATCACCATACCGGGCATTCGCTGTGTCATCGACTGTGGCTACGTCAAGGAGAAATCGTTCAATCCTTCCACAGGTCTAGACACCCTGAAGACTGTGCGTATCTCACAGGCACAGGCCTGGCAGCGCAGTGGACGTGCTGGACGGGATGCCCCAGGAAAATGCTATCGCACCTACACCAAGAGCAACATGGAAAAGTTTAGGTCTGCCGCTCAACCAGAAATACTGCGTGCCAACTTGACGTCGAcggtgttgcagctgctggcgCTGGGCATCGATTGTGCCAGCTTTGATTTCATCGATCCGCCACATCCGGAGGGCGTGCAAAGCGCCTACAAGGCCTTGGAGCAGTTGGGCGCCGTCAAAGCCGCTGCGACGCCACCCGCAATAACGAGCACGGGTCGCTTGATGGCCCAGTTTCCCCTGGATCCGAGATTTGCTAAATTGCTGCTGGCGGCTCCCAGTTTTGGCTGCATGGAGGAGATGCTCAGCTTGGTGGCCGCTTTGTCTAGCGACAATGTTTTCATTGGACACACGGATAAAAGTGAATTGGCTGCGTTGGCACATGCCAAGTTTCAGTCCAAGCACGGCGATCATTTGACACTGCTCAATGTGTTTGCGACATTTCAGAAAACGGATAAACCCAAAGTCTGGTGCCATGACAACTTCCTGAACATTAGGAATCTAAACTACGCCCGCAATGTACGCAATCAGCTCGTTGAAATATGCAACAGAATTGGCCTGGCTTCGAATAGTTGTGGCGACAATTTAGATGCAGTCAAGAAGTGTCTGCTGACGGGATTGTTCGATAACATGGCCACGCTTCAAAAGGAGGGACACTACCTGACTCTCAGTGGACGGGTGAAGGCCAAAATCCATCCATCCAGTGTGCTGCACGGCAAGTACAAGCCACAGTGCATCCTGTTCAGCGAGATGGTGCAAACGGAGCACAATTTCCTGCGACAGGTGACGGAGATCAGCGTGGAATGGATCGAAGAAGTGCTGCCAAACATgaagtttaatattaaataa